Genomic segment of Vallitalea longa:
TAACAATAATGTAGATAATAAAAAAACAGTTGAATTAAATTTTTGGCATTTATGGACTGGTTCTGAAGCTGAAGCACTTCAAGCAGTAGTAGATGATTTTAATGAGAGTCAAACAGATATTCATGTTACTCTCCTTAGTACAGATATTCAGAAACAGTTAGCTGCTTTATCTACTGGCAGCGGTCCAGATATAGCAGGAAATTTCTATTTTAATGTAGCATCATGGGCTCAAAAAGGTGCGATGATGGATTTATCTGAGTTAATTGAAAGAGATAAATATGATATTAATGATTTTGTTCCTTCAACAGTAAAAACAGTAACTCTTAACGATAGATTATATGCGTTACCCATAGCAATGCATGTTAACATGTTGTATTACAATAAGGACATGTTAGAAGCAGCAGGTTACGATAAATTTCCAGAAAAAATTAGTGAGTTCAAGCAAATGATAAATGACTTAAGTGTAGTTGAAGATGGAAACATTAAACAATTAGGCTATATGCCTTCAGCTGATCCTGGAATTTTTAATATTGCATCAATGTATGGGGCAAAATTTGTTTCTGACGATGGTAAGGAAATTTTAGAAGATGAAGCATTAATAAATGCATATAAATTTGAAAAAGAATTTACAGATAATTATAGTTATGAAAGTATCGCAAAATATGGTTCATCATTTGGCAAATATATGTCTCCTGATAATCCATTTTTCACTGGAAATGTTGCAGTCAAATTTGATGGAGAATGGCTTGTATCAATTATTGACGAATTTGCAAAAGATTTAAATTATTCAATTGCACCATTACCTTATCCTGATGATAAACCAGAACTTAAAAATGCTGGATATGCTTCCCCAAGTATTATGTACATACCACAATCAACTAAACATCCTGAAGAAGCATGGACTTTCCTTAAATATTTAGTATCTGAAGAAGCTATGGTTAAATTTACTGCTAAGATAGGGAATCTTCCCGCTAGAAAAAGCTGTATGGACAATAAAGCTTATGACCATATAAATGGATTTAAAGTATTCTTGGATTATGCTCAAGGTGATAATATTTGCTCAATTGCTCCAATGAATCCAGAAGCTGAATATGTATCCGAGTTAATTGCTCAATATGACATGATTATGAACAATAAGATATCAGCTGAAGAAGCAATTGAAAAAATTAAAAAGAAACTCGATCCTAAAATGTAAAATTAATA
This window contains:
- a CDS encoding ABC transporter substrate-binding protein — translated: MKKIMTLLLILVLCFSITGCGDKTEDKSTSKVDEVTKKTDNNNVDNKKTVELNFWHLWTGSEAEALQAVVDDFNESQTDIHVTLLSTDIQKQLAALSTGSGPDIAGNFYFNVASWAQKGAMMDLSELIERDKYDINDFVPSTVKTVTLNDRLYALPIAMHVNMLYYNKDMLEAAGYDKFPEKISEFKQMINDLSVVEDGNIKQLGYMPSADPGIFNIASMYGAKFVSDDGKEILEDEALINAYKFEKEFTDNYSYESIAKYGSSFGKYMSPDNPFFTGNVAVKFDGEWLVSIIDEFAKDLNYSIAPLPYPDDKPELKNAGYASPSIMYIPQSTKHPEEAWTFLKYLVSEEAMVKFTAKIGNLPARKSCMDNKAYDHINGFKVFLDYAQGDNICSIAPMNPEAEYVSELIAQYDMIMNNKISAEEAIEKIKKKLDPKM